From one Micromonospora siamensis genomic stretch:
- a CDS encoding HAD family hydrolase has translation MPASPAAVLFDAADTLFHNRGLADLFDGWERDGDPRLTRACLDAAIRTVGGRGLWPADSATGSQRRAAWTDFYRLAFLEAGHPPPAAAAYAADCAGQVVDPAAYRLFGDVPEVLDALDAQGLPLGIVSNFDPLIWPILDRLDLRRRFGAIVTSYDAGCYKPDPRIFRIATDRLGVPAEDVLFVGDSPYSDVGGAAAAGMTAVLVDRTGAHPDFAGPRVTDLRALLHHHPGAERG, from the coding sequence GTGCCGGCGTCGCCCGCCGCGGTGCTCTTCGACGCGGCCGACACCCTCTTCCACAACCGGGGCCTGGCCGACCTGTTCGACGGCTGGGAACGCGACGGTGACCCGCGGCTGACCCGGGCCTGCCTGGACGCGGCGATCCGGACGGTGGGCGGGCGCGGGCTCTGGCCCGCCGACTCGGCGACCGGGTCCCAGCGCCGCGCCGCCTGGACCGACTTCTACCGCCTGGCCTTCCTGGAGGCCGGCCACCCGCCACCGGCCGCGGCGGCGTACGCGGCCGACTGCGCCGGCCAGGTCGTCGACCCGGCGGCCTACCGGCTCTTCGGTGACGTGCCCGAGGTGCTCGACGCTCTCGACGCGCAGGGTCTTCCGCTCGGCATCGTGTCGAACTTCGACCCGCTCATCTGGCCGATCCTCGACCGGTTGGACCTGCGCCGCCGCTTCGGCGCGATCGTCACCTCGTACGACGCCGGCTGCTACAAGCCCGACCCGCGGATCTTCCGGATCGCCACCGACCGGCTCGGGGTGCCCGCCGAGGACGTCCTGTTCGTCGGCGACTCGCCGTACTCCGACGTCGGCGGCGCGGCGGCGGCCGGGATGACGGCGGTGCTGGTCGACCGCACCGGAGCGCACCCCGACTTCGCCGGTCCGCGGGTCACCGACCTGCGTGCCCTCCTCCACCACCACCCGGGCGCGGAGCGTGGGTAG
- a CDS encoding GNAT family N-acetyltransferase, producing the protein MSGPPAVTGAACRVPANSPVPRTGPLGPHHLYSCPRWLHVLTVGGRPPGGYATAGGRGLLPVHRGLPTRNRRYATATLFRDVPGGAPPGEFCYAGAMSAYQAEVPTRPGGGGDDIAALLDEAEAWSGGADRLVVPYLTHRVASALPARWADRLVPEDVEAWSPPGVGTVAELLAALPRKQRQNAQRNQRHFDRSGLTAAVEPLGACLGEFAVLAEAASRKHGQHDESSALRRHLGAIADTFGADAVVFTARDPAGPLAGAVLGVRHDDDLFMRMSGFDEERTSGSAAYFNLMYYLPLDGTPDRPPRAVHYGAGSLAPKLHHGARLSPLWTLLPAAVAPAQRAAVYRHRLAALPAEVPEGVRRSFTDLLDAGHAGSGAG; encoded by the coding sequence ATGAGCGGACCGCCCGCCGTGACCGGAGCCGCCTGCCGGGTGCCGGCCAACAGCCCGGTGCCGCGGACCGGGCCGTTGGGCCCGCACCACCTCTACTCCTGCCCGCGCTGGCTGCACGTGCTGACGGTCGGCGGCCGTCCGCCGGGTGGCTACGCGACGGCCGGTGGGCGGGGCCTGCTGCCGGTGCACCGGGGCCTGCCCACCCGCAACCGGCGGTACGCCACCGCCACCCTGTTCCGCGACGTGCCCGGGGGAGCGCCGCCCGGCGAGTTCTGCTACGCGGGCGCCATGAGCGCCTACCAGGCCGAGGTGCCGACCCGGCCGGGCGGTGGCGGCGACGACATCGCGGCGTTGCTGGACGAGGCCGAGGCGTGGAGCGGCGGCGCCGACCGTCTGGTGGTGCCGTACCTGACCCACCGGGTCGCGTCGGCACTGCCCGCCCGGTGGGCCGACCGCCTGGTGCCCGAGGACGTCGAGGCGTGGTCGCCGCCGGGGGTGGGCACCGTGGCGGAGCTGCTGGCGGCGCTGCCGCGAAAGCAACGCCAGAACGCGCAGCGCAACCAGCGCCACTTCGACCGGTCCGGGCTGACCGCGGCTGTCGAGCCGCTCGGCGCCTGCCTGGGGGAGTTCGCCGTGCTGGCCGAGGCGGCGAGCCGCAAGCACGGGCAGCACGACGAGTCGTCCGCGCTGCGCCGGCACCTGGGGGCGATCGCCGACACGTTCGGCGCCGACGCGGTGGTCTTCACCGCCCGTGACCCGGCGGGCCCGCTGGCCGGCGCCGTCCTCGGCGTGCGGCACGACGACGACCTCTTCATGCGGATGTCCGGCTTCGACGAGGAGCGGACGAGCGGCTCCGCGGCCTACTTCAACCTGATGTACTACCTCCCGCTGGACGGCACGCCGGACCGTCCGCCGCGGGCGGTGCACTACGGTGCCGGGTCGCTCGCCCCGAAGCTCCACCATGGCGCGCGACTCAGCCCGCTGTGGACGCTGCTGCCCGCCGCGGTGGCCCCCGCGCAACGCGCCGCCGTGTACCGCCACCGGTTGGCGGCCCTCCCGGCCGAGGTCCCGGAGGGTGTCCGGCGGAGCTTCACCGACCTGCTCGACGCGGGCCACGCCGGATCCGGGGCAGGCTAG
- a CDS encoding phosphotransferase family protein, with the protein MEIAQDTVEKLADGWRLDDVRLVGRGLEFTVYRARDAEGRAVVLRLAPRRFDSNANDPDVDTRALLVKEYEITRHLTGLGLPVAEPLHLHLADPPDVPDVLVSRYVDDDGSPLDNGDLGRLLARLHGLPAPRLAPAATGEQSCAEVIRARLERRWREVGRLVPDWPAPPDRAVLADHLASLTGRSLVHLDVRSANLRRHHGRVRALLDWSNALIADPVVEFARLTEYARYAENELDVEALRAGYATVREAPPEDATAMLACRLDTAVMLALVFLSEAPDPERGPPAAAHARELAERLTVRRT; encoded by the coding sequence ATGGAGATCGCGCAGGACACCGTCGAGAAGCTCGCCGACGGCTGGCGGCTGGACGACGTACGACTGGTCGGCCGGGGGCTGGAGTTCACCGTCTACCGGGCCCGGGACGCCGAGGGCCGGGCGGTGGTGCTGCGGCTCGCGCCACGGCGGTTCGACTCGAACGCCAACGATCCCGACGTGGACACGCGCGCCCTCCTGGTCAAGGAGTACGAGATCACCCGGCACCTCACCGGCCTCGGTCTCCCGGTGGCCGAGCCGTTGCACCTGCACCTCGCCGACCCGCCCGACGTTCCCGACGTGCTCGTCTCGCGCTACGTCGACGACGACGGCAGCCCGCTCGACAACGGCGACCTCGGCCGGCTGCTCGCCCGCCTGCACGGCCTGCCGGCCCCGCGCCTCGCGCCGGCCGCCACCGGGGAGCAGAGCTGCGCCGAGGTGATCCGGGCCCGGCTGGAGCGCCGCTGGCGCGAGGTGGGCCGGCTGGTACCCGACTGGCCCGCGCCGCCCGACCGGGCCGTGCTGGCCGACCACCTCGCGAGCCTCACCGGGCGATCCCTGGTCCACCTGGACGTACGCAGCGCCAACCTGCGCCGCCACCACGGCCGGGTGCGGGCCCTGCTCGACTGGTCGAACGCGCTGATCGCCGACCCGGTGGTCGAGTTCGCCCGGCTCACCGAGTACGCCCGGTACGCCGAGAACGAGCTGGACGTCGAGGCGCTGCGGGCCGGCTACGCCACTGTCCGGGAGGCGCCGCCCGAGGACGCCACCGCGATGCTCGCCTGCCGGCTCGACACGGCGGTCATGCTGGCGCTGGTCTTCCTCTCCGAGGCGCCGGACCCCGAGCGGGGCCCGCCGGCCGCCGCGCACGCCCGCGAACTCGCCGAACGCCTCACCGTCCGGCGGACCTGA
- a CDS encoding VOC family protein, which translates to MNPSLTSVSPVGVELVTGDLDAAADFYAGLLGWTCTAGADGLTAHADGVAAARLRRGPAPATWWTVLGAADAGQVRASAERAGAHVDGDEVRDPLGAGFRLRAGTTPVAAGPGRPSWYEYMTGDPATADRFLADALGLRATVPPGAPDDSYALLGAGGPPVAGRLALPPPLRDLLPAGWMVYFAVADPDDTAERARQRGGRVLVPASDVATGRVCALADPAGAVFTVIRPARAGG; encoded by the coding sequence GTGAACCCATCCCTCACGTCCGTGTCGCCCGTCGGCGTCGAACTGGTCACCGGCGACCTCGACGCCGCCGCCGACTTCTACGCCGGCCTGCTCGGCTGGACCTGCACGGCCGGCGCCGACGGACTCACCGCACACGCCGACGGGGTCGCCGCCGCGCGGCTGCGTCGGGGACCGGCACCGGCGACGTGGTGGACCGTCCTCGGCGCCGCCGACGCCGGGCAGGTCCGGGCGTCGGCCGAGCGGGCCGGCGCCCACGTCGACGGCGACGAGGTGCGCGACCCGCTCGGGGCGGGCTTCCGGCTGCGCGCCGGCACCACCCCGGTGGCCGCCGGCCCCGGCCGGCCCAGCTGGTACGAGTACATGACGGGCGATCCGGCCACCGCCGACCGGTTCCTCGCCGACGCGCTGGGTCTGCGGGCCACCGTGCCGCCCGGCGCCCCCGACGACTCGTACGCCCTGCTCGGCGCCGGTGGCCCGCCGGTCGCCGGCCGGTTGGCGCTGCCGCCACCGCTGCGCGACCTGCTCCCGGCCGGCTGGATGGTCTACTTCGCGGTGGCCGACCCGGACGACACCGCCGAGCGGGCCCGGCAGCGGGGCGGTCGGGTGCTCGTGCCGGCGAGCGACGTGGCGACGGGTCGGGTCTGCGCGCTGGCCGATCCGGCGGGCGCCGTCTTCACCGTCATCCGGCCCGCTCGGGCCGGTGGCTGA
- a CDS encoding putative bifunctional diguanylate cyclase/phosphodiesterase: protein MSALPALAADTTSTALAMVTPDGRCVWCNPAGHRLGVGLAELPLAGMTPGDNPVDLPVRGTDGVVRWIQVRCHGVEHDGQPLRLFELRDVSVERRERERGRNYRWRLAHIEQLAKVGTWEWDLPSGEVIWSDVLQRMFGLPPGTGLDYPAYRRMVHPDDIGMIEQTLEDALRRGGAFSYTHRMYLADGATLRVFECYGEVFTDSTGAPVRVLGTAHDITAVRRVQDELTRLAERDPLTDLPNRRALLAHIDELLAGGPEPSGALLLVDIDNFKDINDVHGHAVGDEVLRALTRLLRRELPPGTLLGRLGGDEFAVVLPGADAEGALVIAEAMCNAVVRAPVPVAGTGLRVTLSIGAASREPADTRDTMLAHADLALYEAKDAGRNRARLYLPEQYRHAVQRISVVTRVRRALDENRMGLDAQPIVDLATGQVVSHELLVRLRDGAEPVLSPAEFLPTVERDDLIGDLDRWVVATATAALAEPGATRAGLRFDINISARSLESPGFGDWVVRTLRAAGIAADRLGLEVTETAAITNVAAVRHLADALRDAGCRLSLDDFGAGFGSFAYLKHLPFSTVKIAGDFVRQADHGGADPVLIDAVVRAAHGLGMSTVAESVERAALVPALRALGVDAGQGYHLGRPVPLDELSRRTSRAWQDTVVVPTVVPQPRADPSPTWRVV from the coding sequence GTGAGCGCTCTGCCGGCCCTTGCGGCGGACACCACGTCGACCGCACTGGCGATGGTCACCCCGGACGGCCGGTGCGTGTGGTGCAACCCGGCCGGTCACCGGCTCGGCGTCGGGCTCGCCGAGCTGCCGCTGGCGGGGATGACGCCCGGCGACAACCCGGTCGACCTGCCGGTACGCGGCACCGACGGCGTCGTCCGGTGGATCCAGGTGCGCTGTCACGGCGTGGAGCACGACGGGCAGCCGCTGCGCCTGTTCGAGCTGCGGGACGTCAGCGTCGAACGCCGCGAGCGTGAGCGGGGCCGCAACTACCGGTGGCGGCTGGCCCACATCGAGCAGCTCGCCAAGGTCGGCACCTGGGAGTGGGACCTGCCCTCCGGTGAGGTGATCTGGAGCGACGTGCTCCAGCGGATGTTCGGCCTGCCGCCCGGCACCGGCCTGGACTACCCCGCCTACCGGCGCATGGTGCACCCCGACGACATCGGGATGATCGAGCAGACGCTCGAGGACGCGCTGCGCCGTGGCGGGGCGTTCTCGTACACCCACCGGATGTACCTGGCCGACGGCGCCACGCTGCGGGTCTTCGAGTGCTACGGCGAGGTCTTCACCGACAGCACGGGGGCGCCCGTACGGGTGCTCGGCACCGCCCACGACATCACCGCCGTCCGCCGGGTCCAGGACGAGCTGACCCGGCTCGCCGAGCGCGACCCGCTGACCGACCTGCCCAACCGGCGGGCCCTGCTGGCCCACATAGACGAGCTGCTCGCGGGCGGGCCGGAGCCCTCCGGCGCCCTGCTGCTGGTCGACATCGACAACTTCAAGGACATCAACGACGTGCACGGGCACGCGGTCGGCGACGAGGTGCTGCGGGCGCTGACCAGACTGCTCCGGCGCGAGCTGCCACCCGGCACGCTGCTCGGCCGGCTCGGCGGCGACGAGTTCGCCGTCGTGCTGCCCGGCGCGGACGCCGAGGGCGCGCTGGTCATCGCCGAGGCGATGTGCAACGCCGTCGTCCGGGCGCCGGTGCCGGTGGCCGGCACCGGCCTGCGGGTGACCCTGAGCATCGGCGCCGCCTCACGGGAACCGGCCGACACCCGCGACACCATGCTCGCGCACGCCGATCTCGCCCTCTACGAGGCGAAGGACGCCGGCCGCAACCGGGCCCGGCTGTACCTGCCCGAGCAGTACCGGCACGCCGTGCAGCGGATCAGCGTGGTCACCCGGGTCCGCCGGGCTCTCGACGAGAACCGGATGGGGCTGGACGCCCAGCCCATCGTGGACCTGGCGACCGGCCAGGTGGTCAGTCACGAACTGCTCGTCCGGCTGCGCGACGGAGCGGAGCCGGTGCTGTCGCCGGCGGAGTTCCTGCCCACGGTGGAACGCGACGACCTGATCGGCGACCTCGACCGGTGGGTGGTGGCCACCGCCACGGCGGCGCTGGCCGAGCCGGGGGCAACCCGGGCGGGGCTGCGGTTCGACATCAACATCTCCGCCCGCTCCCTGGAGTCCCCGGGCTTCGGTGACTGGGTGGTCCGCACGCTGCGCGCCGCCGGCATCGCGGCCGACCGGCTCGGCCTGGAGGTCACCGAGACCGCCGCGATCACCAACGTCGCGGCGGTACGCCACCTCGCCGACGCGCTGCGCGACGCCGGCTGCCGGCTCAGCCTCGACGACTTCGGCGCCGGCTTCGGCTCCTTCGCCTATCTCAAGCACCTGCCCTTCAGCACGGTGAAGATCGCCGGTGACTTCGTCCGGCAGGCCGACCACGGCGGCGCCGATCCGGTCCTCATCGACGCCGTGGTCCGTGCCGCACACGGCCTCGGCATGTCCACGGTGGCCGAATCGGTGGAGCGCGCCGCGCTGGTGCCGGCGCTGCGGGCGCTGGGCGTCGACGCCGGGCAGGGCTACCACCTGGGCCGCCCGGTGCCGCTGGACGAGCTGTCCCGCCGTACCTCCCGTGCCTGGCAGGACACCGTCGTCGTACCGACCGTGGTCCCGCAGCCCCGCGCTGACCCCTCGCCCACCTGGAGAGTCGTGTGA
- a CDS encoding flavin reductase family protein produces MHIVSPLKVLYFGTPVVLISSRNPDGGTNIAPMSSAWWLGQSCLLGLANASQTAANLAREQEAVLNLAPSCLVDAVDRLALTTARPEVPERKRAQGYRHEPDKFAVAGLDRQASDLVGPDRIAQCPVQLECRVVATHPFGLPHVDATAFEVEVVRAHVEQELLIPGTAYVDPVGWDPLIMKFTEFFGGGRNIHPSRLAKGWRMPH; encoded by the coding sequence ATGCACATCGTCTCGCCGCTCAAGGTGCTGTACTTCGGCACCCCCGTCGTCCTGATCAGCAGCCGCAACCCCGACGGCGGCACCAACATCGCGCCCATGTCGTCGGCGTGGTGGCTGGGCCAGTCCTGCCTGCTCGGGCTGGCCAACGCCAGCCAGACGGCGGCGAACCTGGCGCGGGAACAGGAGGCGGTGCTGAACCTGGCCCCGTCTTGCCTGGTCGACGCGGTCGACCGGTTGGCGCTGACCACCGCCCGGCCCGAGGTGCCCGAGCGCAAGCGGGCCCAGGGTTACCGCCACGAGCCCGACAAGTTCGCCGTGGCCGGCCTGGACCGGCAGGCGTCGGACCTGGTGGGTCCGGACCGGATCGCCCAGTGCCCGGTCCAACTGGAGTGTCGGGTGGTCGCCACCCATCCGTTCGGGCTGCCGCACGTCGACGCCACCGCCTTCGAGGTGGAGGTGGTCCGCGCCCATGTGGAGCAGGAACTGCTCATCCCCGGCACCGCGTACGTCGACCCGGTCGGCTGGGACCCGCTGATCATGAAGTTCACCGAGTTCTTCGGTGGCGGCCGGAACATCCACCCGTCCCGGCTGGCGAAGGGCTGGCGGATGCCGCACTGA